The region AGCTGCTTTTCAACCCAAGTTCGGTAGCAATTGGCCTTATACACAAACCACCTTTGACGAAAATCAACTGAACTGCTAACCACTCGTTTAAAAGCTCTAAATGGCCTCTGTCCTTGAAGAGCATCGATTAGCTGCTGCTTAACTACTGCATCATCCTCTTCGGTCGCAAATTTATTCATAACCTCCCGCATCTTTGCAGATGGCATTCTCTCAACTTCCAAGTATTTCTCAGGGGATTCTCTTACAGGTCTGAGGAGATCCTCCATCTCTTGATCCTCATCAAAAAACATATCCTCCAACACCGGCACGGTAATTATATCGCCCGTATTCTTGTTGATGTAACAGCGCATACCCATTTCAAGATCTGAAGCAATGGTGAGCAGCTGCTTTTGAGATAGCTTAATCATGGTGGTTGAATTTAAACAAAACTACAAAAACGAAATCGTTTGCGGAAGTATTACCTCGATTATTTTATCCTAAAAATACGACACAAAATAAAGATGGTGGCCTGAAATTTCTTTACTTTGAATCAACTTGTTAACCGTTACGATGCATAAACTCCTCAGAAAGATATTTTTTCCCCTCCTTTTAGTTCTGACAATTCTTGCCCTGTTGGTGCATTATCACCAAAAGGAAATGAATCGTTTCCCATCGTTTATTCACGCTTGGACGCAAGCCGACTACTACTCCGTGGCACTAGGATTTACCGAGAATGGATACGACTTTTTTCATCCTCAAACCTACATACTAAACAAGCAGTTCCCCGACAATTACGGAACCCCCTATCCAAACCGGTTAACAAGTATCGACTTCCCCATTCATCAATACATCCCAGCACTGCTGATGGGACTAACTGGAACAGAATATCCATTTTGGATGCGAATTTACGACCTTGTTTATAGCTTGATCGGTCTGCTGTTTCTATTCCTATTAGCGAGAAAGATATCCAGCAACAGCATTGCTCCATATGCCACAGTACTTTTTGTAAGTCTCTCTCCCGTTTTCATTTACTACCAAGCAACTTTTATTCCAACCATACCGTCACTGGCGAACGCAATCATTGGCTACTACTTCTTCTTTTGTCACCTGCAAAGCAAAAAGATGAAGGAATTTTGGCTAGCAATTCTGTTTCTCACCCTAGCCGCGTTAGCCCGCACTCCTTTTGCCATTTTTCTTATTGCAACTCTTTGCCATCAACTACTTCTGGCTACGAAGGAGAAAAAATTTTCATGGAATAAAATCATAACTTATGGAGCATCATTTATGGCTATTGTTGGCTACTTCTTATACAATCAGCACCTTCGTCACGCCAACGGTTCCATTTTTCTTGGAAGCCCAGCTCCTCCCGATTCACTTCAAAATTTTAAAGACACCTTTTGGGCCGCCTACTATCATTGGAAATTCCACTACTACACCCACATCCACTACATTGCACTTTATGCAGCAGCCATAGCCTTTACGGTTGCCCTGATCATAAAAAAGATAGCGCTAACACCAAGCCAAAAGGCACTTGCCATCCAAACGGCCATTGCAGGTTTTGGAGCAATTCTTTACGCATTTCTAATGACCAAGCAGTATAGAGATCACGATTACTACTGGCTCGACTCCCTCTTTCTACCAGTAGCGCTTCTATTCTTATTACTGATTAGTGTCTATTCCATAAAAACCAAAAGAGGAATTGTTGTTGGGATAATCTTGCTGCTTTCATTTACCGTTCTCGCCCAACGTGAAGCACACAAAAGGCTAAAAGAGAGGCGAGAGCCAGGAAGAGATACCATTGAGCTAACCGTTGAAAACTACGCCAACTCAGATAAACTGCTAGACTCGTTGAAAATTGGCAAAAACCAGAAAATCCTAGCACTTGGTTCATACTCCACCAACATTCCTTTGGCCAGAATGCATCGACAAGGCTACTCCATGCTATACCTCAGCCACGATTGGATTCAAAAAGCATTAACATGGCCGTATAACTACATTTCTATCCAAAATTGTCTGTTCATAAATGACGTGGTGAGCAACTACCCTGAAATTCTCTCGATGGTTGAGCGAGTTGGTGGAAACGAAAACATCACTATCCTACGACGAAGCAGCGATCATTCTCCTCATTCCATCGATGAGCTGCTTGGGTTTAACAACCGTAAGCCCAGACTTTCTGAAAGTATCAATTTCGAAAGGTACTATAGCGTGCTCTGGCAAAATACCCGCTCAAAAGTCGACTCCTTAAACCCTGAAAACAGGGTTGGTTTTGTTGACAAGGACAACGAATGGGGGTTGGCCTTAACTCTAAACGATTCTACTCTAAAAAGGATTAATAAAGCCCAACCAGTATTCAAAGCACGCATTTTCTCCAATGAAAAGGAGGGCAAACTTCTGTTAATTGCTTCGCTACACTCCAAAAAAGAACGAATAAGCGAACAGCAATACGAAATAGATCTAACACCAGAGAATGCAGGTAAATGGCATAATGTGGAGCTCGTGCTACCTACGCTTTATCCGTCACCATCAGAACATAATGAATATACCATATACCTGTGGGATGTCGAAAAAAGGAAAATTCTTTACGACAATGTCACCATCGATTTTTATTAACAACAATGCGGTTCATCCATTAGAATAAAGGGGAAACCACTACAAATCTTACCATTTCAGCGAAAAAAACGCTTCATCCACTTAAGTTTCCCCACAGTGTAAGGTGCATAGCGAAGCGATGGATCAACCGTGGTGGAGGTTCTTAAAACGCTTTTTTGGTGCGACATCACCTCAAAACTTTGTCTTCCATGGTAGCTGCCCATTCCGCTATTTCCAACACCGCCAAAGGGCAAACGTGAATTGACTAGGTGCACCAATGCATTGTTAATGGCTCCACCTCCAAATTCAACCCGATCTAAAAAGTATTGCTCAACCTTTCGGCTTTTAGTAAAAAGATAGAAGGCCAGCGGGTAGCGATTTCGTCGAATAATTGGCACCACCTCCTCCATCGATTCATAGGTGATTATTGGAAGAATTGGGCCAAATATCTCCTCCTTCATAACGCTACTTTCCAGCGATACCTTATCGAGCAAAGTTGGCTCAATAACCCTATTGTTCGCATCATAACGTCCACCATGCAAAATCGTTCCATCCTGAATGTAGCCAATAAGTGTATTGAATCGACGGTCGTTCACAATGTGGGTAAAGTCTTCGCTCACCAGGGGGTCGCTGCCAAGAAGCTCCGTAATGGTTTTGGAAAGCAGGGCCACCAACTCATCCTTCACGCTACTGTGTACCAAAAGATAATCGGGCGAAACGCAGGTCTGTCCAGCATTGAAGAACTTGGCCCAAACCAACCGCTTTGCAGAAACTTTGAGATTTGCATCAGCGTGAACAATAGCAGGGCTTTTCCCTCCCAACTCGAGCGTTACAGGAGTAAGGTGCTTAGCAGCCATAGCCATAATTTGCTTGCCAACCGAAGGACTCCCGGTGAAAAATATATGGTTAAAAGCAAACTGCTCTATAAGCTTTGGGCCTACCATTGCGCCAGGTCCCTGCACCACCGAAATGTAATTTTCAGCAAACGCCGAACTAATAATTTTTTCAACAATTGCAGATGTATGTCGCGTATTGTCAGAAGGTTTTATTATTGCGCAGTTACCGGCAGCAATGGCTCCAATCAATGGCGCAAGCAGCAACTGAAAAGGGTAATTCCAAGGGCCAATTATTAGCACTACGCCCAGTGGTTCGGAATATATGCGCGAGTTGCTGGGATGGAGCACTAGCGGTGTTGATACGCGCACCGGCTTCATCCAACTATGCAGGTGTTTAATTGTAAAGTTCAACTCCTCGTACAGAATACCCACCTCGCTAGAGTATGCCTCCATGGTTGGCTTGTGCATATCGGCATATAGGGCATCTAAAACCTCCTGTTCATGTGCCTGAATGGCACGCTTTAAGGTCTTTAGCTGTTTTATTCTGAAGGAGTATTCGCGGGTATTACCGGCATCAAAAAATTCCCGCTTTAGTCGAAATGCCATCTCAAGTTTCTGCTCATCCATAATCTCTTGTCCATTAATGTGGTTACTTGGAGCGATAACCTTTTTCAACCACCATTCTCACAATCCCCCTAAACCAGCAAAGTGGTAGTAGCCACCTGAGAACAAGCAGTGCTGGGGCCTGTGGTCCAGCAGCGTACCGTAGGCGGTAGTTGCTACTGGTAGCGGCCTGATATATCTTTTTGGCAACTACGTGCGGACCGGGAGCATCTTGTCCCACCTTTTGTGCGTTAGCGAGCGTTACCTGCGCATAGCTATCGTATTCGGTGAGCCCATCCTTCTTAAACAAATCTTGGGAACGATCATAAAAGTCAGTCTTAATGGCACCCGGCTCTATGTTTTTAATTCGGATGTTGAATGGCCTAAGCTCATACTGCAGCGCCTCTGCAAAACCCTCCACAGCCCACTTGGTGGCATGGTAAACGCTATAAATTGGAAATGTGATGAGCCCACCAACAGAAGTTACGTTTACAATAGTTCCTCTTCGATGCTCTCGAAAGTATGGAAGCACCTCCCTAATAACGTTCATCACCCCAAAAACATTGGTATCGAACTGGCGCTGAATTTGTTCTGGTGAAGCGGCTTCAAAAACACCCACACCACCATAACCAGCATTATTCACCACCACATCGAGTGCGCCAAAGGTATTGATTGTCTCGTCTATAGCCTGACGGATGGTCTCCGGCTTGGTCACATCGAGTCGAAACAACTTTATGCCCTCAACCAATCCCAAATCAACTTCATTTTCTGGAGTACGCATGGTAGCAGCAACATTCCAACCCTTGGCTGCAAAATAGAGGGCAGTACCTCTTCCTATTCCGGATGAGGCTCCTGTAATCAAAATTGTTTTTTTCATTCTAGTTACTTTTTCCATTGAATATTCATTTGCATAGCAAGTTCATCACTGAATGGCAACCCCATCCCATGAGAATTGAATGGCCTGTTCCAGCAATTCTGGAGATATGGAACTTTCCCCACTCTGTTGCAGCTGAACCGTTACCGCAACGTTGCCATAAATCAACTCGGCCATTAAAGTAACGTCCATTGGTTTGAGCAACCCCTGCTGCATACCGGCGGTAAAAAAATCGTAAATAGGTTGATAGTGGGTCTTACCAGTCTCCTTGATTTCAGAGGCAATGAGTGGTGAATGAGCCAGCTGAGCCGAAAAACCAAAGGCCAGCGGATTCTCAATATAGTATTGATATAACGCCTGCCAAATCTTCCAAAATTGCTCTTTAAATGGCAAATCCACCAATAGATGCAGGTTCAGTACTTGGCCAAACTCACGCTTCACTTCAAGGTAGAGCTCGTTGACGAGCTGCTCCTTACTGGAAAAGTAGTGGTAGATTGTCCCAGCGGCGACGCCAGCCTCCTTGGCCACCTGAGCCATGGGGGTGGCGTGTATCCCCTGCTCGGTAATTAGCCGGAGCATCACCTGAAGTATTGCTTGTCGCTTATCCATGCTTAGATTGAATGTTCATTCGATAAATAACAACTCAGATATAAGAATGTTTTGCGGCTCATAAAATATGTATGAAATACTGCAAGAAGGAATCCAAATTTGAAAGGAATGCTGCAGTAGTAAATACAAAACTCCCATCAGCAGAGCCAACGGGAGTTAGATTAATTTCAGTATAGAATTATTAATTCTGCTGCTGATTTGAACTAACTGATAATGAGCCCACAACCTCAGAGTGAATACATGCTGCCTCCAGAGTAAAGAAGAAGCTGGTACCTTCGTGCAATACGCTGGTTGCCCATACTTTACCACTATTGAGTTCCACGAATTCCTTACAAAGGATAAGACCTAATCCAGTGCCAGCCTCGTTGGAAGTTCCCGGAGTGGTGAATATCTCGCTTCCAAATAGCCGACTCAAACTATC is a window of Williamwhitmania sp. DNA encoding:
- a CDS encoding UPF0158 family protein, with the protein product MIKLSQKQLLTIASDLEMGMRCYINKNTGDIITVPVLEDMFFDEDQEMEDLLRPVRESPEKYLEVERMPSAKMREVMNKFATEEDDAVVKQQLIDALQGQRPFRAFKRVVSSSVDFRQRWFVYKANCYRTWVEKQLLNII
- a CDS encoding glycosyltransferase family 39 protein → MNRFPSFIHAWTQADYYSVALGFTENGYDFFHPQTYILNKQFPDNYGTPYPNRLTSIDFPIHQYIPALLMGLTGTEYPFWMRIYDLVYSLIGLLFLFLLARKISSNSIAPYATVLFVSLSPVFIYYQATFIPTIPSLANAIIGYYFFFCHLQSKKMKEFWLAILFLTLAALARTPFAIFLIATLCHQLLLATKEKKFSWNKIITYGASFMAIVGYFLYNQHLRHANGSIFLGSPAPPDSLQNFKDTFWAAYYHWKFHYYTHIHYIALYAAAIAFTVALIIKKIALTPSQKALAIQTAIAGFGAILYAFLMTKQYRDHDYYWLDSLFLPVALLFLLLISVYSIKTKRGIVVGIILLLSFTVLAQREAHKRLKERREPGRDTIELTVENYANSDKLLDSLKIGKNQKILALGSYSTNIPLARMHRQGYSMLYLSHDWIQKALTWPYNYISIQNCLFINDVVSNYPEILSMVERVGGNENITILRRSSDHSPHSIDELLGFNNRKPRLSESINFERYYSVLWQNTRSKVDSLNPENRVGFVDKDNEWGLALTLNDSTLKRINKAQPVFKARIFSNEKEGKLLLIASLHSKKERISEQQYEIDLTPENAGKWHNVELVLPTLYPSPSEHNEYTIYLWDVEKRKILYDNVTIDFY
- a CDS encoding aldehyde dehydrogenase; this encodes MDEQKLEMAFRLKREFFDAGNTREYSFRIKQLKTLKRAIQAHEQEVLDALYADMHKPTMEAYSSEVGILYEELNFTIKHLHSWMKPVRVSTPLVLHPSNSRIYSEPLGVVLIIGPWNYPFQLLLAPLIGAIAAGNCAIIKPSDNTRHTSAIVEKIISSAFAENYISVVQGPGAMVGPKLIEQFAFNHIFFTGSPSVGKQIMAMAAKHLTPVTLELGGKSPAIVHADANLKVSAKRLVWAKFFNAGQTCVSPDYLLVHSSVKDELVALLSKTITELLGSDPLVSEDFTHIVNDRRFNTLIGYIQDGTILHGGRYDANNRVIEPTLLDKVSLESSVMKEEIFGPILPIITYESMEEVVPIIRRNRYPLAFYLFTKSRKVEQYFLDRVEFGGGAINNALVHLVNSRLPFGGVGNSGMGSYHGRQSFEVMSHQKSVLRTSTTVDPSLRYAPYTVGKLKWMKRFFR
- a CDS encoding SDR family oxidoreductase, producing MKKTILITGASSGIGRGTALYFAAKGWNVAATMRTPENEVDLGLVEGIKLFRLDVTKPETIRQAIDETINTFGALDVVVNNAGYGGVGVFEAASPEQIQRQFDTNVFGVMNVIREVLPYFREHRRGTIVNVTSVGGLITFPIYSVYHATKWAVEGFAEALQYELRPFNIRIKNIEPGAIKTDFYDRSQDLFKKDGLTEYDSYAQVTLANAQKVGQDAPGPHVVAKKIYQAATSSNYRLRYAAGPQAPALLVLRWLLPLCWFRGIVRMVVEKGYRSK
- a CDS encoding TetR/AcrR family transcriptional regulator; this translates as MDKRQAILQVMLRLITEQGIHATPMAQVAKEAGVAAGTIYHYFSSKEQLVNELYLEVKREFGQVLNLHLLVDLPFKEQFWKIWQALYQYYIENPLAFGFSAQLAHSPLIASEIKETGKTHYQPIYDFFTAGMQQGLLKPMDVTLMAELIYGNVAVTVQLQQSGESSISPELLEQAIQFSWDGVAIQ